One window from the genome of Aneurinibacillus sp. REN35 encodes:
- a CDS encoding MOSC domain-containing protein, producing the protein MSSGLIALNIGKPKTQTYQGREIETGIHKDPVQGRIYLSTLNLDGDGQADLVHHGGVDKALCAYPHEHYSYWEKDIGQTLSYGAFGENLTTKGLSEDEVCIGDIFCFGEAFIQISQPRRPCFKVAARYNVPDFTLRIQRTGYTGFYFRVLKEGWVAPDSPLHLIERHPAGVSVTFANQCKYHDISNVQALQTLLAVRELSASWRAGFEKQLEALKPY; encoded by the coding sequence ATGTCAAGTGGACTTATAGCACTCAATATTGGAAAACCCAAAACACAAACGTATCAGGGGCGTGAAATTGAAACAGGTATCCACAAAGACCCAGTTCAAGGACGTATCTATCTGTCTACGCTGAATTTGGACGGAGATGGGCAAGCGGACCTTGTTCATCATGGAGGCGTGGACAAAGCGCTGTGTGCCTATCCGCATGAACACTATTCATACTGGGAGAAAGATATTGGTCAAACGCTCTCCTATGGGGCTTTTGGCGAGAATTTAACAACGAAGGGGCTGTCTGAAGATGAGGTGTGTATTGGCGATATCTTTTGCTTCGGCGAGGCCTTCATACAAATCAGCCAACCGCGCAGACCGTGTTTTAAAGTAGCGGCTCGGTATAATGTACCGGATTTTACCCTGCGTATTCAGCGCACAGGCTATACCGGTTTTTATTTTCGGGTGCTTAAGGAGGGATGGGTAGCGCCGGATTCACCTCTCCATCTTATCGAGCGGCATCCGGCCGGTGTATCCGTCACCTTTGCCAACCAGTGTAAGTATCATGATATAAGCAATGTGCAGGCACTGCAAACCCTACTTGCTGTACGTGAATTATCAGCTAGCTGGCGAGCTGGCTTTGAGAAGCAGTTAGAAGCACTAAAACCCTACTGA